In Methanobacterium paludis, the following proteins share a genomic window:
- a CDS encoding LemA family protein, with protein MITEIIIGIVIVLILLAIIVFYNSLVQLRNRVKNAWSQIDVQLKRRTDLIPNLVETVKGYAKHEKTVFEDVTNARSSLMNAKTVAENEKANNQLTGALKTLFAVAENYPNLKANENFRDLQAQLSQTEDKIAYSRQFYNDTVLMYNNKCQMFPSNIIASLFKFKEAEFFEIAESETKTPKVEF; from the coding sequence ATGATAACCGAGATTATAATTGGAATAGTCATTGTACTGATTTTACTTGCCATCATAGTTTTTTACAACAGCCTGGTACAGCTTAGAAACCGTGTTAAGAATGCATGGTCTCAAATAGATGTTCAACTTAAAAGGAGAACAGATCTGATTCCAAACCTGGTGGAAACAGTAAAGGGATACGCTAAACACGAAAAAACAGTCTTTGAAGATGTTACAAATGCAAGATCAAGTCTTATGAATGCAAAAACCGTGGCCGAAAATGAAAAGGCTAATAACCAGTTAACAGGTGCCCTAAAAACACTGTTTGCGGTGGCTGAAAATTATCCAAACCTCAAGGCCAATGAAAACTTCAGGGATCTTCAGGCACAGCTTTCCCAGACAGAGGATAAGATAGCTTACTCCAGACAGTTCTACAACGACACAGTTTTAATGTACAACAACAAGTGTCAGATGTTCCCAAGCAACATCATAGCATCACTATTCAAGTTTAAAGAAGCAGAATTCTTTGAAATAGCTGAAAGTGAAACTAAAACACCGAAAGTAGAATTTTAG
- a CDS encoding ParA family protein — translation MAEIIAILNQKGGCGKTTTAVNLSAALATMGRRVLVIDMDPQGNATTGLGIEKNAHDSTIYSVLTGQDHLKDAILGTEIPGLDMIPSNISLSGAEIELSKEVGYHAILDMAMDGVSYNYDYIFIDVPPSLGILTINCLVAADSVIIPIQAEFYALEGMADLLEAIQLVETRLKSPAPIKGILLTLYDSRTRLGRDVYENVKEYFGQTENIFKTTIPRNVRLAEAPSHGKPCITYDEESRGSLAYMELAKEIINLEGGEDNK, via the coding sequence ATGGCTGAAATAATTGCGATATTGAACCAGAAGGGTGGATGCGGTAAAACTACAACTGCTGTGAATCTTTCAGCAGCACTGGCCACCATGGGTAGAAGAGTTTTGGTAATAGATATGGACCCGCAGGGCAATGCAACAACGGGGCTGGGAATAGAGAAGAACGCCCATGATAGCACAATATACTCGGTTTTAACGGGTCAGGATCACCTAAAAGATGCGATACTGGGCACTGAAATTCCAGGACTTGACATGATACCCAGCAACATATCCCTGAGCGGTGCAGAGATCGAGCTCAGTAAGGAAGTGGGATACCATGCCATACTGGACATGGCAATGGACGGTGTTTCCTACAATTACGATTACATCTTCATAGATGTGCCTCCATCACTTGGTATACTGACTATAAACTGTCTTGTGGCTGCTGACAGTGTTATAATTCCGATTCAAGCGGAGTTCTATGCGCTTGAGGGAATGGCGGATCTTTTAGAGGCAATCCAACTGGTTGAAACCAGGTTGAAAAGTCCAGCACCAATAAAAGGAATTCTCCTCACACTTTACGACTCAAGGACACGACTTGGAAGGGATGTTTATGAAAACGTCAAGGAGTACTTTGGACAAACAGAAAACATCTTTAAAACAACCATCCCGCGCAATGTAAGACTTGCAGAGGCTCCAAGTCATGGAAAACCATGCATAACCTATGACGAGGAGAGCCGCGGCTCTTTAGCTTACATGGAACTTGCAAAGGAGATCATCAATCTGGAGGGCGGGGAGGACAATAAATGA
- a CDS encoding MBL fold metallo-hydrolase — MPSPEELNLQPDVVINTHNHTDHVDSKFTDRLNCKKSAATLEDFKINDVHIYSVASTHMGDMINHDNPNNFIYVFEVDGLRIAHMSDIGQEHLTIKQLESLNKIDIAFMQFSNPFSGMLSPDKGITLIEELKPQIIIPTHSNPRSNRKIGKVVGNLKVVENGLAVSQEDLEDGKRKVVWLKNALHY, encoded by the coding sequence ATGCCCAGTCCAGAAGAACTGAATCTCCAACCCGATGTTGTTATAAATACCCATAACCATACAGATCATGTAGATTCTAAATTTACAGATAGATTAAACTGTAAAAAGTCTGCTGCCACTCTTGAAGATTTCAAGATCAACGACGTGCACATCTACAGCGTGGCATCAACCCACATGGGTGACATGATCAACCACGACAACCCCAACAATTTTATCTACGTTTTTGAGGTTGATGGGCTTCGAATAGCCCATATGAGTGATATAGGCCAGGAACACCTCACAATAAAACAATTAGAATCCCTGAATAAAATAGACATTGCATTCATGCAGTTTTCAAACCCATTTTCAGGGATGTTATCTCCAGATAAAGGCATAACTCTCATCGAAGAACTTAAACCCCAGATAATTATTCCTACACATTCCAATCCACGCTCCAACCGGAAGATCGGCAAGGTTGTAGGAAACTTGAAGGTTGTGGAAAATGGACTGGCTGTGAGCCAGGAAGATCTCGAAGATGGAAAGAGAAAGGTTGTTTGGTTAAAAAACGCTTTACACTATTAA
- the cfbB gene encoding Ni-sirohydrochlorin a,c-diamide synthase — MRVVLAGTGSAVGKTTISTGIMKALSNNYKVQPFKVGPDYIDPTYHTMATGNRSRNLDSFFMSKGQIRETFQRAMNISKSQLGIIEGVRGLYEGMSAVEDVGSTAAMAKALNAPVVLILNSRSLVRSAAAIVLGFKNLDPAVRIEGVILNQVKNRNHYLKTKEAVETLVKTPVIGGIPRDDALKVEDRHLGLVPAVERESILRSIENWGQVMEENIDLDALLSIMKGDGKLPEGREKLWKVENHKKVKIGVAMDEVFTFYYQENLEAMEANNAELVYFSPLHDEEVPDVDALYIGGGYPEIFEKELESNQSMRSSVKMVHDEERPIYAECGGLMYLTKSINGRDMCNVFGYNSLMTKKPQALSYVIAEAVKDNIVLKSGETFRGHEFHYSKVDMDAGKLKDLKPEFAFKILRGKGITDSKDGLMSKNTVASYVHAHVAACPGFASNFTSSAADMG, encoded by the coding sequence ATGAGAGTAGTCCTTGCAGGAACAGGAAGTGCGGTAGGTAAAACAACCATTTCAACGGGAATAATGAAGGCCCTATCAAATAATTACAAAGTCCAACCATTTAAGGTAGGTCCGGACTACATAGATCCCACATATCACACCATGGCCACAGGAAACAGGTCCCGAAATCTGGACTCATTTTTCATGTCCAAAGGCCAGATCAGGGAAACTTTCCAGAGAGCCATGAATATTTCAAAATCTCAACTGGGGATAATTGAAGGTGTCAGAGGACTTTACGAAGGCATGAGTGCGGTGGAAGATGTTGGAAGCACAGCGGCCATGGCAAAAGCCCTTAATGCTCCAGTTGTGCTTATTTTAAACTCACGAAGTCTTGTGCGAAGTGCTGCAGCAATTGTACTCGGATTTAAAAACCTTGATCCAGCTGTCAGGATAGAGGGGGTCATCTTGAACCAGGTTAAAAACAGGAACCACTACCTTAAAACCAAAGAAGCAGTTGAAACCCTTGTGAAAACTCCGGTTATAGGTGGCATTCCACGAGACGATGCCCTGAAAGTTGAAGATAGACACCTTGGACTGGTACCTGCAGTGGAACGTGAGAGCATCCTCCGATCTATAGAAAATTGGGGCCAGGTAATGGAAGAGAACATAGACCTCGATGCGTTACTTTCCATAATGAAAGGTGATGGAAAACTTCCTGAAGGAAGGGAGAAACTCTGGAAGGTGGAAAACCATAAAAAGGTTAAAATTGGCGTTGCAATGGATGAGGTGTTTACATTTTACTACCAAGAGAATTTGGAGGCAATGGAGGCCAACAATGCAGAACTGGTCTACTTCAGCCCTCTCCACGATGAAGAGGTACCCGATGTTGACGCCCTTTACATAGGGGGAGGATACCCTGAAATATTCGAAAAAGAACTCGAATCCAACCAGTCAATGCGAAGCTCCGTTAAAATGGTCCACGATGAGGAAAGGCCAATCTATGCCGAGTGCGGAGGCTTGATGTACCTTACAAAATCCATAAACGGCAGAGATATGTGCAACGTATTTGGATATAACTCACTTATGACGAAAAAGCCCCAGGCATTAAGTTATGTGATTGCAGAGGCTGTAAAAGACAACATAGTACTGAAATCGGGTGAAACCTTCAGAGGACACGAGTTCCATTACTCAAAGGTAGATATGGATGCTGGAAAACTAAAGGATTTAAAACCAGAATTTGCCTTTAAAATCCTCAGGGGAAAGGGAATTACAGATTCAAAAGACGGTTTAATGAGTAAAAATACGGTTGCAAGTTACGTGCATGCACACGTTGCAGCATGCCCAGGATTTGCATCTAATTTCACATCAAGTGCAGCAGATATGGGTTAA
- a CDS encoding putative DNA modification/repair radical SAM protein, with translation MNNAKKLKVLGESAKYDRCNYANFNVDNFLSGKIPGIYNASTRDGCTVPLFKVLMTNKCSNDCRYCVNYNKHKFNRAEFSPEELTSIFLDYYNNRYVEGLFLSSGIHHDAETSMENMVEVARKLRMEHEYKGYIHLKILPGGSYDLIKRAMTLADRVSINMEAATPEGFDELTTTKNYETDIIRRMKWIKRLGKKDKNLAPSGQTTQFIVGASDETDKEIMDRVKWLYDKLQIKRSYFSKFTPIKDTPLENHEEPNPKRSSRLYQADYLINSYKFDLDELVFDDDGNMQLDEDPKYYAALSNMDRFPVEVNAASYRELLRVPGIGKISANRIVSLRKRGRSFNKMEELKDIGVVVSRAEPFIKLNRTYQATLGF, from the coding sequence ATGAACAATGCAAAGAAGCTGAAGGTTCTGGGAGAATCTGCAAAGTACGACAGGTGCAACTATGCAAACTTCAACGTAGATAACTTTCTATCGGGTAAGATCCCGGGAATCTACAATGCAAGCACCAGAGACGGGTGCACAGTTCCACTTTTCAAAGTGCTTATGACCAACAAATGTTCAAACGACTGTCGCTACTGTGTCAACTACAACAAACACAAGTTCAACAGGGCAGAGTTCTCTCCTGAAGAATTAACATCTATCTTTCTCGATTACTACAACAATCGGTACGTTGAAGGGTTATTTTTAAGTTCAGGCATTCATCATGACGCTGAAACTTCCATGGAAAACATGGTGGAGGTTGCAAGGAAGCTTCGGATGGAACACGAGTACAAGGGTTACATACACCTTAAAATACTTCCAGGCGGTTCATACGATCTTATCAAGAGGGCAATGACTCTGGCTGACCGTGTTAGCATTAACATGGAGGCTGCAACCCCAGAAGGCTTTGATGAACTTACAACCACCAAAAATTATGAAACCGACATCATAAGGCGTATGAAATGGATCAAACGACTTGGAAAAAAGGATAAAAACCTTGCACCATCCGGCCAGACAACCCAGTTCATAGTGGGTGCTTCAGATGAAACAGATAAGGAGATCATGGATAGGGTGAAGTGGCTCTACGACAAACTCCAGATAAAACGGAGCTACTTCAGTAAGTTCACCCCTATAAAGGACACCCCACTTGAAAATCATGAGGAACCAAACCCCAAAAGGAGTTCAAGACTTTATCAGGCGGATTATCTGATTAATTCCTACAAGTTTGACCTTGATGAACTCGTGTTCGATGATGATGGTAACATGCAGCTTGATGAGGATCCAAAGTACTATGCTGCACTTTCCAACATGGACAGATTCCCTGTTGAGGTCAATGCTGCATCCTACAGGGAACTTCTCAGGGTTCCAGGTATAGGAAAAATATCTGCAAACAGGATAGTTAGTTTAAGAAAAAGGGGAAGATCTTTCAATAAAATGGAAGAGCTTAAAGATATCGGTGTTGTTGTATCAAGGGCTGAACCCTTTATAAAACTGAACAGAACCTACCAGGCCACTCTAGGATTTTAG
- a CDS encoding DUF2207 domain-containing protein, whose product MDKKRISFIFLLLISLLTLSGAVYAAGSSSSSSYSIPSIHTDLFVQNDGTLHVKELIHYSFSGTFHGVYRDIPLTSGQSLENIKVSSQGAYSTYNVTNNGTGDRITVYLYSDSQKTIPVTDKDVDVTIEYDFLHGIKIYNDVADLQYKLWGTGWQVPVNQLTANVHLNSSQGVEYWLNPPYFANQSGWQGNVFQVSTNELGKGEYFEVRMAIPRSQFAANPQNGVLINQNGLQAIEKIQNDYQNSLNSQNFWNHVFTALLILLMFVPFIIYFLLGREPKIDYRAEYERDVPTDDPPALVNAICVHGVSKGIGEPDMNGFRATIMDLINRKYLTMGTVSKENKSFKDSLMGKIKNQAPKKSVYLQINTEKDLSKLENFEMDVLDILRKFERDGTINLEDMNQDLKDRGNAEAFRDAYGTWEYDLKKRFLSDGEMEKIFERKGDSYLKIYAVGALVLAFIVGFMTFGQSLPSSRYPLYAAVALGVISLISLKLPEGIAGRWTTHGEEYDAKWRNFKKYLKDFSLIKEYPPESIVIWNKYLVYATALGVAENVRKAMEINLPEEELEMNNIYLFHYYGGYLLLNLALNAGMTSGLNSDAADAIGGFGDIGGGFGGGGGGAF is encoded by the coding sequence ATGGATAAAAAGCGTATTTCATTCATTTTTCTCCTTTTAATTTCACTTTTAACATTATCTGGTGCAGTCTACGCTGCTGGTAGCAGCAGTTCTTCATCCTACTCCATACCAAGCATCCACACGGATCTATTTGTTCAAAATGACGGCACCCTACATGTGAAAGAACTGATACACTACTCTTTTTCTGGAACCTTCCACGGAGTTTACAGGGATATACCCTTAACCAGTGGCCAGTCCCTGGAAAATATAAAAGTTTCAAGTCAGGGAGCTTATTCTACCTATAATGTTACAAATAATGGCACTGGGGACCGTATTACAGTGTATCTTTATTCGGATTCTCAAAAAACGATTCCTGTAACTGATAAGGATGTGGATGTTACAATTGAATACGATTTTCTCCACGGGATAAAGATCTACAACGATGTTGCAGACCTTCAGTACAAACTGTGGGGTACTGGATGGCAGGTGCCTGTAAATCAGCTAACTGCCAACGTGCACCTTAACTCAAGTCAAGGTGTGGAGTACTGGCTAAACCCCCCGTACTTTGCTAACCAATCCGGTTGGCAAGGAAACGTTTTTCAAGTAAGCACCAACGAACTTGGGAAAGGAGAATATTTTGAGGTGAGAATGGCCATACCGAGAAGTCAGTTCGCAGCCAACCCCCAAAATGGTGTTTTGATAAATCAAAACGGCCTTCAAGCCATAGAAAAAATTCAAAACGACTACCAGAACTCTCTGAATTCCCAAAACTTCTGGAACCATGTTTTTACAGCATTATTGATACTCCTGATGTTCGTTCCATTTATTATATACTTCCTGCTGGGAAGGGAACCTAAAATTGATTACAGGGCAGAATACGAGAGGGATGTTCCAACAGATGATCCCCCAGCTCTTGTAAATGCAATATGTGTTCATGGGGTTTCAAAGGGTATAGGAGAACCTGATATGAATGGGTTCAGGGCCACGATAATGGACCTCATAAACAGGAAGTACCTGACTATGGGAACTGTCTCAAAGGAAAATAAATCCTTCAAAGACTCTTTAATGGGTAAGATCAAGAACCAAGCTCCTAAAAAATCAGTTTATCTCCAGATAAACACAGAAAAAGACCTTTCAAAACTTGAAAACTTTGAGATGGATGTTTTGGATATACTGCGGAAATTTGAGAGGGACGGAACCATAAACCTCGAAGATATGAACCAGGATCTCAAGGATAGGGGTAACGCTGAGGCTTTTAGAGATGCCTATGGAACATGGGAGTACGACCTCAAGAAGAGATTTTTAAGCGATGGAGAGATGGAAAAAATATTCGAAAGAAAGGGTGACAGTTATCTCAAGATATATGCAGTCGGCGCTCTTGTACTGGCATTCATTGTCGGATTCATGACTTTCGGCCAATCCCTTCCCTCTTCGAGGTATCCACTTTATGCGGCCGTAGCACTTGGAGTTATATCACTTATCTCATTGAAACTGCCTGAAGGTATAGCAGGACGCTGGACTACCCATGGTGAAGAATACGATGCCAAATGGAGGAACTTCAAGAAGTACCTCAAGGACTTCAGTTTGATAAAGGAGTATCCACCCGAATCAATTGTAATATGGAACAAGTACCTTGTTTATGCAACGGCACTAGGGGTGGCTGAAAACGTTAGAAAGGCCATGGAAATAAACCTTCCAGAAGAGGAACTTGAAATGAACAACATCTACCTCTTCCATTATTACGGAGGCTACCTGCTTTTGAACTTGGCTTTGAATGCCGGAATGACTTCCGGATTGAATTCAGATGCCGCCGATGCCATCGGAGGATTTGGAGACATAGGTGGAGGATTTGGAGGTGGGGGTGGAGGCGCCTTCTAA
- a CDS encoding F420-dependent methylenetetrahydromethanopterin dehydrogenase, translating into MVVKIGVIKCGNLGTSPVIDLMLDERADRPNISVKSFGSGAKMGPEEIEEVVPKVADLDAAFVIFISPNPAAPGPAKARELLSAMDVPAIIVGDGPGARVKDEMNEQGLGYILVKGDPMIGARREFLDPTEMASFNADVIKVLAATGAYRCVQKTLDALIAAAEAGEAIEVPKLVLTRDKAIAAAEFKNPYAKAKAMAAYTIAEKVADIDVEGCFMTKDAEKYIPIVASSHEMIAVAAKLAAEAREIEKANDTVLRTPHSGKGQLVSKTTLMSKPE; encoded by the coding sequence ATGGTTGTAAAAATAGGAGTTATTAAATGCGGTAATTTAGGTACCTCTCCTGTAATTGATTTAATGCTTGATGAGAGGGCAGACAGGCCTAATATAAGTGTAAAAAGCTTTGGTTCAGGCGCAAAAATGGGTCCAGAAGAGATTGAAGAAGTCGTACCAAAAGTAGCAGATTTGGACGCTGCTTTTGTAATTTTCATCAGTCCTAACCCAGCTGCTCCGGGCCCTGCTAAGGCAAGGGAATTATTATCAGCAATGGACGTACCAGCAATAATAGTTGGAGACGGTCCAGGTGCAAGGGTAAAAGATGAAATGAACGAACAGGGATTAGGATACATACTCGTTAAGGGCGACCCAATGATCGGTGCAAGAAGAGAGTTCCTAGACCCAACTGAAATGGCATCATTCAATGCTGACGTTATAAAAGTGCTTGCAGCAACCGGTGCATACAGATGCGTTCAGAAAACTCTTGACGCACTAATAGCAGCAGCAGAAGCTGGAGAAGCAATAGAAGTTCCAAAACTGGTCTTAACCAGGGACAAAGCTATAGCAGCAGCAGAATTCAAGAACCCATACGCAAAAGCTAAAGCAATGGCAGCATACACAATTGCTGAAAAAGTAGCTGACATAGACGTAGAAGGATGCTTCATGACTAAAGATGCTGAAAAATACATCCCAATAGTCGCATCTTCCCACGAAATGATAGCAGTAGCAGCTAAACTCGCCGCTGAAGCAAGGGAAATCGAGAAAGCAAACGACACAGTCCTAAGGACACCACACAGTGGAAAAGGTCAATTGGTTTCAAAAACAACTTTAATGAGCAAACCAGAATAA
- a CDS encoding HD domain-containing protein, which produces MKKETSIAKLMERFTKAASMQRWNDHIRPVKFTELDKQAHKMVIAYVLAKSEEERRKEYLASSDGDFKAKPLNWKYLIEGGIFEFLHRLILTDIKPPVFHKMIENKETEELLNSHVFNELKGDMVGLNKKFYKRFTNYFENPKTDNIERRILRAAHYLATNWEFRIIYHTAPFIYGIEETKQNIENQIEDHYDLIGVQKLLLGKRSFGFVDLCGQLRFQKRWAHSPRVPETSVLGHMLIVAITSYLCTLEMNVDACEKRFYNNYFGGLFHDLPEVLTKDIISPVKRVDKEIDTKIKEYEHEKMEEKLLPLLPKPWRREMRYFTGIEFENKSEAKLELTEFKNRITENGEVRMVRTIESQYNKDEYSPLDGEILDVCDKISAYLEVILSIKHGIKSESLLEGKKKIFEDYKNRNIAGIDFDQIFGYFNGRLD; this is translated from the coding sequence ATGAAAAAAGAAACCAGCATAGCAAAGCTAATGGAAAGATTCACCAAAGCAGCCAGCATGCAAAGATGGAACGACCATATCCGGCCGGTAAAGTTCACAGAACTGGATAAACAGGCCCATAAAATGGTAATAGCATATGTATTGGCCAAATCCGAGGAAGAGCGGAGAAAAGAGTATTTGGCCAGTTCAGATGGGGACTTCAAAGCCAAACCACTAAACTGGAAATACTTGATAGAGGGAGGAATATTTGAATTTCTCCACAGACTGATTTTGACGGATATAAAACCTCCAGTGTTCCACAAAATGATAGAAAATAAAGAAACAGAAGAATTATTAAATTCTCATGTTTTCAACGAACTCAAAGGAGATATGGTGGGTTTAAATAAAAAATTTTATAAAAGATTCACTAATTACTTTGAAAATCCGAAAACCGACAATATTGAGCGAAGAATACTTCGAGCTGCACATTACCTTGCAACCAACTGGGAATTTAGGATAATATATCATACTGCACCCTTTATCTACGGCATAGAGGAGACTAAACAGAACATAGAAAACCAGATCGAAGATCACTACGATCTGATTGGTGTTCAAAAACTTTTGCTGGGTAAAAGGTCCTTTGGCTTTGTGGATCTTTGTGGTCAGCTCAGATTCCAGAAAAGATGGGCCCATTCTCCCAGAGTGCCTGAAACATCTGTTCTAGGCCATATGCTCATCGTTGCAATCACTTCCTATCTATGTACCCTGGAAATGAACGTTGATGCCTGTGAAAAGAGATTCTATAACAACTACTTCGGTGGTTTGTTCCATGATCTGCCAGAAGTGTTGACCAAGGACATAATTTCTCCGGTAAAAAGGGTAGATAAAGAGATAGACACGAAGATAAAAGAATACGAACATGAAAAGATGGAAGAAAAGTTACTGCCCCTACTTCCAAAACCATGGCGCAGGGAAATGAGATACTTCACAGGCATTGAGTTTGAGAATAAATCTGAGGCTAAACTTGAGTTAACCGAGTTTAAAAACAGAATAACAGAAAATGGTGAAGTTAGAATGGTTAGAACCATTGAAAGCCAGTACAATAAAGATGAGTACTCTCCCCTCGACGGTGAAATTCTGGATGTTTGTGATAAGATTTCAGCATATTTGGAAGTCATATTATCAATAAAACATGGAATAAAATCTGAATCACTGTTAGAAGGTAAGAAAAAGATTTTTGAAGATTATAAAAATAGAAATATTGCTGGAATTGATTTTGATCAAATATTTGGCTATTTTAATGGAAGGTTAGACTAA
- a CDS encoding glycosyltransferase family protein yields the protein MKIAVIAEMAPAKAFIPIIKKLDAEIIGLTHGHGVEELMGQYCTEIHSIGKSRGQGAQKRSNAKIASLVFEDIWSVVKSLRGKNVDLLLTCGNAGDVRKGLAASKILQTPTLHIEQDIYNPIEMIAFSNIITVPSDRYKDFVTKKYGFKNVKVIGGYPMASYVSEVPLANVDDVKARYGVDDFLVLVFGGDIKGADIPNIIKDVETLERDVLVVPFRFDTDYVQKCVNSPKLRVLDGYVDLPGLMKASSGVIYAAGMGLTIEAGVLGVPAVKVAGFHRQHASVDLAGELGIEVAEIGEISRAVSDMKAPRGKWLAEGGEKAVSNVVSLVNNFENEKVPSSGFGSFKKIWNARKEFR from the coding sequence ATGAAAATAGCAGTTATAGCAGAAATGGCACCTGCAAAGGCTTTCATACCAATAATAAAGAAATTAGATGCTGAAATCATCGGCCTGACCCATGGCCACGGAGTTGAAGAGCTCATGGGCCAGTACTGTACAGAAATACATAGCATAGGTAAAAGTAGAGGGCAGGGCGCCCAGAAAAGATCCAACGCCAAAATAGCGTCCCTTGTCTTTGAGGATATCTGGAGCGTTGTGAAATCACTGCGGGGAAAGAACGTAGATCTTTTACTCACCTGTGGAAATGCAGGGGACGTGAGAAAAGGATTAGCAGCATCTAAAATCCTTCAAACTCCAACTTTACACATAGAACAAGACATATACAACCCCATAGAAATGATAGCGTTCTCAAACATCATAACCGTGCCTTCAGATCGTTACAAAGATTTTGTAACAAAAAAATACGGCTTCAAGAACGTTAAGGTGATTGGAGGATATCCAATGGCATCTTATGTTAGTGAGGTCCCGTTAGCAAATGTTGATGATGTTAAAGCCCGTTACGGTGTGGATGACTTTCTGGTGCTGGTCTTTGGTGGGGATATAAAGGGTGCAGACATTCCCAATATCATAAAAGATGTTGAAACACTTGAAAGGGATGTTCTGGTTGTGCCCTTTAGGTTTGATACAGATTACGTGCAAAAATGTGTTAATTCTCCAAAATTAAGGGTTTTGGACGGTTATGTGGATTTGCCGGGCCTCATGAAAGCTTCATCTGGAGTTATCTACGCTGCTGGTATGGGGTTAACAATAGAGGCAGGAGTTCTTGGGGTTCCTGCAGTCAAGGTAGCAGGATTTCACAGGCAGCATGCAAGTGTTGACTTGGCAGGGGAACTGGGCATAGAAGTGGCTGAAATTGGTGAGATATCCCGTGCAGTTAGTGACATGAAGGCTCCAAGGGGTAAATGGCTGGCTGAAGGTGGTGAAAAGGCCGTTTCCAATGTTGTATCCCTTGTGAACAACTTTGAAAATGAGAAAGTACCTTCAAGTGGTTTTGGAAGTTTCAAGAAGATCTGGAATGCCAGAAAAGAGTTTCGATAG